A single region of the Jaculus jaculus isolate mJacJac1 chromosome 15, mJacJac1.mat.Y.cur, whole genome shotgun sequence genome encodes:
- the Mknk2 gene encoding MAP kinase-interacting serine/threonine-protein kinase 2 isoform X2 — protein MPTSQPIDIPDAKKRARKKKRCRATDSFSGRFEDVYQLQEDVLGEGAHARVQTCVNLLTSHEYAVKIIEKQTGHIRSRVFREVETLYQCQGHRNVLELIEFFEEEDRFYLVFEKMRGGSILSHIHRRRHFNELEASMVVQDVASALDFLHNKGIAHRDLKPENILCEHPNQVSPVKICDFDLGSGIKLNGDCSPISTPELLTPCGSAEYMAPEVVEAFSEEASIYDKRCDLWSLGVILYILLSGYPPFVGHCGSDCGWDRGEACPACQNMLFESIQEGKYEFPDKDWAHISFAAKDLISKLLVRDAKQRLSAAQVLQHPWVQGCAPENTLPTPMVLQRNSCAKDLTSFAAEAIAMNRQLAQCEEDAAEEDAGQGQPVVIRATSRCLQLSPPSQSKLAQRRQRASLSGAPVVLVGDRA, from the exons ATGCCCACCAGCCAGCCCATTGACATCCCGGATGCCAAGAAGAGGGCCCGGAAGAAGAAACGCTGTCGTGCCACTGACAGTTTCTCGGGCAGATTCGAAG ATGTCTACCAGCTGCAGGAGGATGTGCTAGGGGAAGGGGCTCATGCCCGTGTGCAGACCTGCGTCAACCTCCTCACCAGCCATGAGTATGCTGTTAAG ATCATTGAGAAACAGACGGGGCACATTCGCAGCAGGGTGTTCCGGGAGGTGGAGACGCTGTACCAGTGCCAGGGACACAG GAATGTACTAGAACTGATTGAGTTTTTCGAGGAAGAGGACCGCTTCTACCTGGTCTTTGAAAAGATGCGTGGAG GATCCATCCTGAGCCACATCCACAGAAGGCGGCACTTTAACGAGCTGgaggccagcatggtggtgcaggatGTGGCCAGTGCTCTGGACTTCCTACACAATAAAG GCATTGCCCACAGGGACCTAAAGCCGGAGAACATCCTGTGTGAGCACCCCAACCAG GTGTCGCCCGTGAAGATTTGCGATTTCGACTTGGGCAGCGGCATCAAACTCAATGGCGACTGCTCCCCCATCTCCACGCCGGAGCTGCTCACCCCG TGCGGCTCCGCGGAGTACATGGCCCCGGAGGTGGTGGAGGCCTTCAGCGAGGAGGCCAGCATCTACGACAAGCGCTGTGATCTGTGGAGCCTGGGCGTGATCCTGTACATCCTGCTCAGCGGATACCCGCCCTTCGTGGGCCACTGCGGCAGCGACTGTGGCTGGGACCGCGGCGAGGCCTGCCCAGCCTGCCAG AACATGCTGTTCGAAAGCATCCAGGAAGGCAAGTACGAGTTCCCGGACAAGGACTGGGCACACATCTCCTTCGCCGCCAAAGACCTCATCTCCAAGCTCCTGGTCCGGGACGCCAAGCAAAGGCTGAGTGCTGCTCAAGTTCTGCAGCACCCGTGGGTGCAGGGG TGTGCCCCGGAGAACACCTTGCCCACGCCCATGGTTCTGCAGAG GAACAGCTGTGCCAAAGACCTCACGTCCTTTGCGGCTGAGGCCATCGCCATGAACCGGCAGCTGGCCCAGTGCGAGGAGGACGCAGCCGAGGAGGACGCAGGGCAGGGCCAGCCCGTGGTCATCCGAGCTACCTCACGCTGCCTGCAGCTGTCCCCACCGTCCCAGTCCAAGCTGGCCCAGCGACGCCAGAGAGCAAGCCTGTCAGGTGCCCCTGTGGTCCTTGTGGGGGACCGCGCGTGA
- the Mknk2 gene encoding MAP kinase-interacting serine/threonine-protein kinase 2 isoform X1, with translation MVQKKAAELKGFHRSFKGQNPFELAFSLDLAQHRDADFSPQCEARPDMPTSQPIDIPDAKKRARKKKRCRATDSFSGRFEDVYQLQEDVLGEGAHARVQTCVNLLTSHEYAVKIIEKQTGHIRSRVFREVETLYQCQGHRNVLELIEFFEEEDRFYLVFEKMRGGSILSHIHRRRHFNELEASMVVQDVASALDFLHNKGIAHRDLKPENILCEHPNQVSPVKICDFDLGSGIKLNGDCSPISTPELLTPCGSAEYMAPEVVEAFSEEASIYDKRCDLWSLGVILYILLSGYPPFVGHCGSDCGWDRGEACPACQNMLFESIQEGKYEFPDKDWAHISFAAKDLISKLLVRDAKQRLSAAQVLQHPWVQGCAPENTLPTPMVLQRNSCAKDLTSFAAEAIAMNRQLAQCEEDAAEEDAGQGQPVVIRATSRCLQLSPPSQSKLAQRRQRASLSGAPVVLVGDRA, from the exons ATGGTGCAGAAGAAAGCCGCCGAACTTAAGGGCTTCCACCGTTCGTTCAAG GGGCAGAATCCATTCGAGCTGGCCTTCTCCCTAGACCTGGCCCAGCACAGGGACGCTGACTTCAGCCCACAGTGCGAGGCCCGCCCTG ACATGCCCACCAGCCAGCCCATTGACATCCCGGATGCCAAGAAGAGGGCCCGGAAGAAGAAACGCTGTCGTGCCACTGACAGTTTCTCGGGCAGATTCGAAG ATGTCTACCAGCTGCAGGAGGATGTGCTAGGGGAAGGGGCTCATGCCCGTGTGCAGACCTGCGTCAACCTCCTCACCAGCCATGAGTATGCTGTTAAG ATCATTGAGAAACAGACGGGGCACATTCGCAGCAGGGTGTTCCGGGAGGTGGAGACGCTGTACCAGTGCCAGGGACACAG GAATGTACTAGAACTGATTGAGTTTTTCGAGGAAGAGGACCGCTTCTACCTGGTCTTTGAAAAGATGCGTGGAG GATCCATCCTGAGCCACATCCACAGAAGGCGGCACTTTAACGAGCTGgaggccagcatggtggtgcaggatGTGGCCAGTGCTCTGGACTTCCTACACAATAAAG GCATTGCCCACAGGGACCTAAAGCCGGAGAACATCCTGTGTGAGCACCCCAACCAG GTGTCGCCCGTGAAGATTTGCGATTTCGACTTGGGCAGCGGCATCAAACTCAATGGCGACTGCTCCCCCATCTCCACGCCGGAGCTGCTCACCCCG TGCGGCTCCGCGGAGTACATGGCCCCGGAGGTGGTGGAGGCCTTCAGCGAGGAGGCCAGCATCTACGACAAGCGCTGTGATCTGTGGAGCCTGGGCGTGATCCTGTACATCCTGCTCAGCGGATACCCGCCCTTCGTGGGCCACTGCGGCAGCGACTGTGGCTGGGACCGCGGCGAGGCCTGCCCAGCCTGCCAG AACATGCTGTTCGAAAGCATCCAGGAAGGCAAGTACGAGTTCCCGGACAAGGACTGGGCACACATCTCCTTCGCCGCCAAAGACCTCATCTCCAAGCTCCTGGTCCGGGACGCCAAGCAAAGGCTGAGTGCTGCTCAAGTTCTGCAGCACCCGTGGGTGCAGGGG TGTGCCCCGGAGAACACCTTGCCCACGCCCATGGTTCTGCAGAG GAACAGCTGTGCCAAAGACCTCACGTCCTTTGCGGCTGAGGCCATCGCCATGAACCGGCAGCTGGCCCAGTGCGAGGAGGACGCAGCCGAGGAGGACGCAGGGCAGGGCCAGCCCGTGGTCATCCGAGCTACCTCACGCTGCCTGCAGCTGTCCCCACCGTCCCAGTCCAAGCTGGCCCAGCGACGCCAGAGAGCAAGCCTGTCAGGTGCCCCTGTGGTCCTTGTGGGGGACCGCGCGTGA
- the Mob3a gene encoding MOB kinase activator 3A — MSNPFLKQVFNKDKTFRPKRKFEPGTQRFELHKRAQASLNAGLDLRLAVQLPPGEDLHDWVAVHVVDFFNRVNLIYGTISDGCTEQSCPIMSGGPKYEYRWQDDQRFRKPTALSAPRYMDLLMDWIEVQINNEGIFPTNVGTPFPKNFLQTVRKILSRLFRVFVHVYIHHFDRIAQMGSEAHVNTCYKHFYYFVTQFNLIDPKELEPLKEMTARMCH, encoded by the exons ATGTCCAACCCCTTCCTGAAACAAGTCTTTAATAAGGACAAGACATTCCGGCCCAAGCGCAAGTTCGAGCCAGGCACACAGCGTTTCGAGCTGCATAAGCGGGCGCAGGCATCCCTGAATGCTGGGCTGGACCTGAGGCTGGCCGTGCAGCTGCCCCCGGGTGAGGACCTGCACGACTGGGTGGCCGTGCATGTGGTGGACTTCTTCAACCGTGTCAACCTCATCTATGGCACCATCAGTGACGGCTGCACTGAGCAGTCGTGCCCCATCATGTCTGGGGGCCCCAAGTACGAGTACCGCTGGCAGGATGACCAGCGCTTCCGGAAGCCCACCGCACTGTCTGCGCCCCGCTACATGGACCTGCTCATGGACTGGATCGAGGTGCAGATCAACAACGAGGGCATCTTCCCCACCAATGTCG GCACGCCATTCCCCAAGAACTTCCTGCAGACAGTGCGGAAGATCCTGTCACGGCTCTTCCGCGTGTTCGTCCATGTGTACATCCACCACTTCGACCGCATTGCGCAGATGGGCTCCGAGGCGCACGTGAACACCTGCTACAAGCATTTCTACTACTTTGTCACCCAGTTCAACCTCATTGACCCCAAggagctggagcccctg aaagaaatgactgcGCGGATGTGCCACTGA